The Candidatus Dormiibacterota bacterium genomic sequence GCGAGAAGCGCCAGGTCAGCGAGGAGGCTGGAATGGAGATCCCGCCGGGGGTGACGATGTCGACGTCCACGGTTGCAGATGATGCGCCTCGGCCCTTCTTCGACCACGTGGTCGACCACCGTGAGCCTCCGGGGTGGTCGCCCAGCGGGGGTCTCCGGCGCCGACCGGACGATGCGCCGCCCCAGCCTGGAACCGTCCGGGTCCCTATGCTGGAGGACATGACGATCAAGCGGATGGACCATGTGAGCGTCGTTGTCGACAACCTCGAGGCTGCTCAAGCGTTCTTTGTCGAACTCGGTCTGGAGCTGGAGGGCGAGGCGGCCCTCGAGGGACGGTGGGTGGACGGCGTCTCCGGTCTCGAGGGTGTCCGAGTCGACATCGCCATGATGCGGACCCCGGACGGCCACGGCCGGATCGAGCTGACCAGGTTCCACACCCCGCCGGCGGTCAG encodes the following:
- a CDS encoding VOC family protein, which encodes MTIKRMDHVSVVVDNLEAAQAFFVELGLELEGEAALEGRWVDGVSGLEGVRVDIAMMRTPDGHGRIELTRFHTPPAVSAEPENAPANTLGIRSIMFAVDDIEDVLARLHSHGAELVGELEQYEDMYRLCYVRGPAGIIIALAEQLS